A genome region from Clupea harengus chromosome 7, Ch_v2.0.2, whole genome shotgun sequence includes the following:
- the si:dkey-193c22.1 gene encoding probable isoprenylcysteine alpha-carbonyl methylesterase ICME: MIGLKYHVSLPVAAGALLVGIPYSISLVAQWLYGWPNKPGYKKYIEGLKPRRIYGLSRAVLEMLKYFQYGRLYFQWKSWYKNVNNDKHYVKGITFGRRGKELDLYHSPNMDQHKVVPVVVFIFGGAWGSGERSTYCLLAIQMAKELNASVVCPDYSTYPEGNVLNMIEDISDTLLWVREKGHLFKIDKDNIVLIGHSAGAHLCALTTLFLIDGAEELGIEAAKQEKMTSAIKGIVGLSGVYNILDHYQHERMRGVEYVSTMHKAMNGVQNFSYYSPTHAIKKLDEEKIKRVPPFGLLHGTNDIIVPEESSVKFSKLLTSLSVKSSLYLLPKMDHTEIVTDLMAPNRHFYHTLYGCIKQEYSKFIKTC, translated from the exons AT gaTTGGCCTGAAATACCATGTTTCCCTACCTGTGGCTGCCGGTGCCTTGTTAGTTGGGATTCCTTACAGCATTTCACTTGTCGCTCAGTGGCTGTATGGGTGGCCTAATAAACCAGGTTACAAGAAGTACATTGAGGGTCTGAAGCCCAG GCGCATATACGGCCTCTCTAGGGCAGTACTGGAAATGCTGAAATACTTCCAGTATGGCAGACTGTATTTCCAGTGGAAGTCTTGGTACAAGAATGTTAACAACGACAAGCATTATGTAAAA GGTATCACTTTTGGTCGCAGGGGCAAGGAGTTGGATTTATACCATTCTCCAAACATGGATCAGCATAAAGTTGTACCTGTGGTCGTGTTTATATTTGGTGGTGCTTGGGGGTCAGGAGAGAGAAGCACGTACTGTCTGCTTGCTATACAAATGGCCAAGGAACTCAATGCCAGTGTGGTTTGCCCAGATTATTCCACCTATCCGGAG GGGAATGTGTTAAATATGATCGAGGACATATCAGACACCCTACTATGGGTGAGGGAGAAAGGACATCTGTTCAAAATTGACAAG GACAACATAGTGTTAATCGGCCACTCCGCCGGGGCCCACCTCTGTGCTCTGACCACACTTTTCCTGATTGACGGAGCAGAGGAGCTTGGTATAGAGGCAGCTAAACAGGAAAAAATGACTTCAGCAATCAAGGGAATCGTGG GGTTAAGTGGAGTTTATAACATCTTGGACCATTATCAACATGAAAGAATGCGTGGGGTGGAGTATGTCTCAACAATGCACAAAGCCATGAATGGAGTGCAGAACTTTAGTTATTACTCACCTACTCATGCAATTAAAAAACTtgatgaagaaaaaataaaaag AGTCCCTCCCTTTGGCTTGCTTCACGGAACCAATGACATCATAGTTCCGGAGGAGTCATCGGTGAAATTCTCCAAACTCCTGACTTCCCTTTCTGTGAAATCGTCTCTCTACCTGCTGCCTAAAATGGACCACACAGAGATAGTTACTGATCTGATGGCGCCAAACAGACATTTCTATCACACTCTCTATGGCTGTATCAAACAGGAGTACAGTAAATTCATTAAAACATGCTAA